The genomic window TATGGAAAAACAGATGAAGGCAGAAAGAGGGAGAAGGGAATCTATTTTGAGGGCTGAAGGTCAGAAAAAATCTGCGATTCTTGTGGCCGAGGGAGAAAAAGAGGCGGCAATACTGAGAGCCGAGGCCAAGAGAGAAGCTTATATAAGGGAGGCCGAAGGGGAAGCAGAGGCCATCTTAAAGACCCAGCGGGCCAAGGCAGAGGCTATAAAAATGCTGAATGCAGCCAACACAACAAAAGAAGTATTATCCCTAAAAGCTATGGAAACTTTTGAAAAAGTAGCCGATGGAAAATCCACCAAGATTATAATACCTTCGGAACTTCAAAGTATTGCCAATATAGCCACTGCTTTTACAGAGGTGACAAATACCAAAAGGGAAAGTGTAAAGGAAGATAAAGAAGATAAAGAAGATAAAGAAGAGATGAAAGATCAGTATACCCAAGAAGAAAAACAGTGATTTATAATTTAAAGAAGGCCTTCTAAGGTTAGAAGGCCTTCCTTATTTCTCTTGATAAAGATATTCAGTATCAGAGGTCTGATTCTATAATTTTTATTTTTCTTTTGTAAAGGAATTTCCATTTTGTCTCAGCAGTGATTATGGCTAAAAATATACAGATACCACCGACGATCATCTTAAATGTGATTATTTCTTTCAATATTATGACGGAAAAAATAGTTCCAAAAAGTGCTTCTGTGGATAGAATAATAGCTGCTTTTGTAGGGCTTGTATGCCTCTGTGCCGTGGTTTGTATAAAAAAAGCAAGCATGGTACTGAATATTCCTATATAAATTACAGAAAATATACCGGCTACAGGTACCACCTTAGGAAAACTCTCTGTGAAGAAAGCTCCTAGGAAGGAAAGAATAGCTGCAAACCACATCTGGGTAATGGTCAGAATTGTAGTGTCCCTCTTTTGGCTATAAAAACCTGTGGAACTGATATGGAATGCAAAGAGTAAGGCACAAAGAAGAGATAAGGAATCCCCTATACCGAGAGTCAGATCT from uncultured Ilyobacter sp. includes these protein-coding regions:
- a CDS encoding DMT family transporter, which codes for MNKNQNSLIADGSLLLVAVIWGSGFTATQMALDSGFLPLTTMALRFGMAALLMSIIFIKKLKNIKKEDIKSGAVVGFFLFTAFASQTVGLQFTTPSKNAFLTATNVILVPFIYWFMTKKKPDIYSVIAAFACIFGIAFISLGRDLTLGIGDSLSLLCALLFAFHISSTGFYSQKRDTTILTITQMWFAAILSFLGAFFTESFPKVVPVAGIFSVIYIGIFSTMLAFFIQTTAQRHTSPTKAAIILSTEALFGTIFSVIILKEIITFKMIVGGICIFLAIITAETKWKFLYKRKIKIIESDL